One stretch of Kluyveromyces marxianus DMKU3-1042 DNA, complete genome, chromosome 8 DNA includes these proteins:
- the TY2B-C gene encoding transposon Ty2-LR1 Gag-Pol polyprotein: MLDGGATVSVIYDKRLIHNFTSESNQILVDVQQNEVAVKGEGNLELKFKGKRISLPAIYAPSTHTNIISVEDLTKSQAYLDLRRNCLLSKNGKTIAPTHKFAGLRWLSRKNAIELPNQTQSVYAITPRSVRSAPDKFSLTSIHNMFGHMNINYIRESFRKGLIQGVKEDDVDWTGVSSFQCQYCMEGKAKRNNHYVNARKDYTKEYLPFEYLHTDVFGPVRVQRTRTTPRYFIAFIDEVTKYIWTFPLLHKTAEEVAPTFKEVVMLIYTQFNTRVKTIQMDKGSEYLNTKVQKFLRERGIVSRETTVADSKANGAIERQHYTLLNDCRTFLRQANLRPRLWYHAVVYSTVMRNSLLNRSIGTSPRNRAGMSGLSFRDILPFGQPVIVHLPNPKSKLQARGVLGYALHPSTRSYGYIIVVGKKKKIPIDTRNYRVLNYPPGATISEDEVQYMIDRMENNDAESQDDIESNFEPNYTDMEQPIHHTADYFPNTTAPNIETDQYNNDSFGLHYGGDSVPPESSSSEDELFPTDESENDSDSSDQSFNDDGDPMSPPYSGGEEQIVPTPAPIRRVPPMEPPSPVEDSPPPLSGTDLDDLFGESNINNYIPEDTDLLALNHESVPEPDTAVPETTNIEQDNVLPLETNENSNPPNDNSDQSGEGSGEESGEESGEESGEESGEESCDESGDESVDNRLKSIPIFNGNKHKDARTAEADLDSLYGGGDNTENNNGPTLEEVFRSIEEDPFMLTQKRPRSRARYRESNQDSCDSGGDYESDSDSDGSSDESPQKGRKIQRVNYVNAVLKPVNVIPLNMSLNYSQAISRNRNEEEKDAFQKAYQKEIAQLTKMNTWNEELIDASTLPKKKILNSMFIFTTKRDNSKKCRLVARGDQQAADTYDTELKANTVDNLALMTVLALTLDYNLTAFQLDISSAYLYADLKEELYIRAPPHMNAKNKVLRLNKSLYGLKQSGANWYELIRSFLIKKCDLFEDRMWKCVFRDKEPLKLIICLFVDDMLVVGNDVKYIKKFISKLSKRFDTKIVNDGSHRPEDGVNEYDILGIELEYKKKEYMKFGMQKSLEDKLPQLGIPLLPNTKIRKVPGVPGDYIFSGKELTLNEREYKSKVKHLQKIVGLASYVGHKFRFDILYYVNILAQHQLYPSAKVLDRAAQLCQYLWDTRDKKLVWHYSGPKENNVTAVSDAAFAGNQDFKSQSGTLFLRNNKPIAAKSRKIKLTCISSTEAEIYAISQSLPILRGLEHLVNKLQDTKVTVKVKTDSQPSMAIINGTDDSACLKKHIGSRAMRIRDECDDLGLTLEYIPTKENNADILTKPLSVKLFKLLTEDWIQ; this comes from the coding sequence ATGCTTGATGGAGGAGCAACAGTCTCTGTGATATATGACAAAAGGTTAATTCACAATTTTACATCTGAATCTAATCAAATTCTTGTCGACGTTCAACAAAACGAAGTCGCCGTGAAAGGTGAGGGTAACTTAGAACTCAAGTTTAAGGGCAAACGAATTTCCCTACCCGCCATATATGCACCATCAACACACACCAATATCATCAGTGTAGAAGATCTAACAAAATCACAGGCATATCTAGATCTAAGAAGAAACTGCCTGCTATCCAAGAACGGGAAAACCATCGCTCCGACGCACAAGTTCGCGGGCCTAAGGTGGTTATCTCGCAAAAATGCTATAGAACTACCAAACCAGACTCAATCAGTCTATGCAATCACACCCAGATCGGTAAGATCTGCGCCAGACAAGTTCTCTCTGACAAGCATCCACAACATGTTTGGACATATGAATATCAATTACATCCGAGAATCATTCAGAAAAGGCTTAATTCAAGGTGTGAAAGAAGACGATGTAGACTGGACAGGAGTAAGCTCATTCCAATGCCAATACTGTATGGAAGGAAAAGCCAAACGTAACAACCATTACGTGAACGCTAGAAAAGATTATACGAAGGAATATCTTCCTTTCGAATACTTACATACCGACGTTTTTGGACCAGTAAGAGTACAGAGAACCCGTACTACTCCAAGGTACTTCATTGCATTCATAGACGAGGTCACAAAATACATATGGACCTTCCCGTTACTACATaaaacagcagaagaagtagcCCCGACATTCAAGGAAGTCGTCATGCTGATTTATACACAGTTCAACACGAGAGTGAAAACCATCCAGATGGACAAAGGATCGGAATACCTGAACACTAAGGTACAGAAATTCCTAAGGGAAAGAGGAATTGTTTCGAGAGAAACGACCGTTGCTGATTCAAAAGCCAATGGAGCCATAGAAAGACAGCACTATACACTCTTGAATGACTGTAGAACGTTCTTGCGACAAGCTAACCTACGCCCTAGATTGTGGTATCATGCCGTCGTATACTCTACAGTAATGAGAAATTCACTCCTAAATAGAAGTATAGGAACGTCCCCGAGAAACAGGGCGGGGATGTCGGGACTGTCATTCAGAGACATTCTTCCCTTCGGACAACCCGTGATTGTCCACTTACCCAACCCAAAATCGAAACTACAAGCTCGGGGAGTCCTAGGCTATGCTCTCCATCCATCCACTAGATCATACGGGTACATCATAGTCgtaggaaagaagaagaaaataccTATCGACACTCGAAACTATCGGGTCCTGAACTACCCACCAGGTGCAACAATCTCAGAAGATGAGGTGCAGTACATGATCGACCGTATGGAAAATAACGACGCAGAATCTCAAGACGATATAGAGTCGAACTTTGAACCAAATTATACGGATATGGAGCAACCCATTCACCACACAGCGGACTATTTCCCGAACACAACCGCCCCAAACATCGAGACAGACCAATACAATAATGATAGCTTTGGTCTGCATTACGGGGGTGATTCCGTACCACCTGAGTCGTCCAGTAGCGAGGACGAACTGTTCCCCACAGACGAATCAGAAAACGATTCAGACTCATCGGACCAATCattcaatgatgatggagaCCCCATGTCCCCTCCATATTCCGGGGGTGAGGAACAGATAGTACCAACACCAGCCCCGATTAGACGCGTTCCACCAATGGAACCACCATCTCCTGTCGAGGACTCTCCCCCACCTTTATCTGGGACAGACCTCGACGACTTATTTGGAGAATCTAACATAAATAATTACATCCCAGAAGATACAGATCTACTGGCACTAAACCATGAATCTGTTCCGGAACCCGATACCGCGGTACCAGAAACAACGaacattgaacaagataatGTTCTACCATTAGAAACTAACGAAAACTCTAACCCTCCAAATGATAACTCGGACCAGTCAGGCGAAGGGTCAGGCGAAGAGTCAGGCGAAGAGTCAGGCGAAGAGTCAGGCGAAGAGTCAGGCGAAGAGTCATGCGATGAGTCCGGCGATGAGTCAGTCGACAACAGACTCAAGTCCATACCTATtttcaatggaaacaagCACAAAGACGCAAGAACTGCTGAAGCAGATTTGGATTCTTTGTACGGGGGTGGAGATAATacagaaaataacaatggACCAACTTTAGAAGAGGTGTTCAGATCGATCGAAGAAGATCCATTCATGTTAACACAGAAAAGACCGAGATCACGTGCCCGCTATCGTGAATCTAACCAAGATAGTTGCGATTCCGGGGGTGACTACGAGTCAGACTCAGATTCAGACGGATCATCTGACGAGTCACCtcagaaaggaagaaaaatacaacgTGTGAACTATGTTAACGCGGTCCTAAAACCAGTGAATGTAATTCCACTCAATATGTCCCTAAACTACTCGCAGGCAATATCTCGGAACagaaacgaagaagagaaggatgCTTTCCAAAAGGCATACCAGAAGGAAATAGCACAGCTAACCAAAATGAACACTTGGAACGAAGAATTAATAGATGCCTCAACTCTccctaagaagaagatcctaAACTCAATGTTCATTTTCACCACTAAAAGAGataattccaaaaagtgCAGACTAGTCGCTAGAGGAGACCAACAAGCCGCAGATACGTATGACACGGAATTAAAGGCAAATACAGTGGACAACCTAGCTCTCATGACAGTCTTAGCACTGACACTAGACTACAACCTGACCGCATTCCAACTTGACATCTCATCAGCTTACCTCTACGCTGACCttaaggaagaattgtACATTAGAGCACCACCACACATGAAtgccaagaacaaggtaCTAAGACTAAATAAATCACTCTATGGGCTAAAACAGAGTGGAGCAAATTGGTACGAACTAATCAGATCGTTCCTAATTAAGAAATGTGACCTGTTTGAAGATAGAATGTGGAAGTGCGTTTTTAGAGACAAAGAACCGCTGAAACTTATCATATGTCTTTTTGTCGATGACATGCTGGTTGTAGGAAACGACgtcaaatatatcaagaaattcataTCAAAGCTATCTAAGAGATTTGATACAAAGATTGTAAATGATGGTTCACACAGGCCAGAAGATGGAGTAAACGAGTATGACATTTTGGGCATAGAATTAGAgtataagaaaaaagaatacatgAAGTTCGGAATGCAGAAGTCTCTAGAGGACAAGCTGCCACAACTGGGAATACCCCTACTCCCAAACACTAAAATCAGGAAGGTTCCGGGGGTGCCTGGAGACTACATTTTCTCAGGAAAGGAACTGACATTAAACGAAAGAGAATACAAAAGCAAAGTTAAACACCTGCAAAAAATAGTGGGACTAGCGTCCTACGTAGGACATAAGTTCCGGTTTGACATCTTGTACTACGTGAACATCTTAGCACAACATCAACTGTACCCCAGCGCCAAGGTCCTAGACAGGGCTGCACAATTATGCCAATACTTGTGGGATACAAGAGATAAGAAACTAGTTTGGCATTATTCTGGTCCCAAGGAAAACAATGTTACGGCTGTATCAGATGCAGCATTTGCAGGGAACCAAGATTTCAAATCACAATCAGGAACTCTTTTCCTGAGAAACAACAAGCCCATAGCagcaaaatcaagaaaaatcaagttGACTTGTATCTCGTCCACAGAAGCCGAGATATACGCAATCAGTCAAAGCCTGCCAATACTACGTGGTTTAGAACACCTAGTGAACAAGTTACAAGACACAAAAGTAACAGTGAAAGTTAAAACAGACAGTCAACCATCAATGGCAATAATAAACGGCACGGATGACTCAGCATGCCTCAAGAAACACATTGGTAGTAGGGCAATGAGGATAAGAGATGAGTGCGATGATCTCGGACTTACACTCGAATACATCCccacaaaagaaaacaatgctGACATTTTAACCAAACCCCTATCCGTGAAGCTATTCAAACTTCTCACAGAGGACTGGATACAATAG
- the TY2B-GR1 gene encoding transposon Ty2-DR2 Gag-Pol polyprotein → MRNSLLNRSIGTSPRNRAGMSGLSFRDILPFGQPVIVHLPNPKSKLQARGVLGYALHPSTRSYGYIIVVGKKKKIPIDTRNYRVLNYPPGATISEDEVQYMIDRMENNDAESQDDIESNFEPNYTDMEQPIHHTADYFPNTTAPNIETDQYNNDSFGLHYGGDSVPPESSSSEDELFPTDESENDSDSSDQSFNDDGDPMSPPYSGGEEQIVPTPAPIRRVPPMEPPSPVEDSPPPLSGTDLDDLFGESNINNYIPEDTDLLALNHESVPEPDTAVPETTNIEQDNVLPLETNENSNPPNDNSDQSGEGSGEESGEESGEESGEESGEESCDESGDESVDNRLKSIPIFNGNKHKDARTAEADLDSLYGGGDNTENNNGPTLEEVFRSIEEDPFMLTQKRPRSRARYRESNQDSCDSGGDYESDSDSDGSSDESPQKGRKIQRVNYVNAVLKPVNVIPLNMSLNYSQAISRNRNEEEKDAFQKAYQKEIAQLTKMNTWNEELIDASTLPKKKILNSMFIFTTKRDNSKKCRLVARGDQQAADTYDTELKANTVDNLALMTVLALTLDYNLTAFQLDISSAYLYADLKEELYIRAPPHMNAKNKVLRLNKSLYGLKQSGANWYELIRSFLIKKCDLFEDRMWKCVFRDKEPLKLIICLFVDDMLVVGNDVKYIKKFISKLSKRFDTKIVNDGSHRPEDGVNEYDILGIELEYKKKEYMKFGMQKSLEDKLPQLGIPLLPNTKIRKVPGVPGDYIFSGKELTLNEREYKSKVKHLQKIVGLASYVGHKFRFDILYYVNILAQHQLYPSAKVLDRAAQLCQYLWDTRDKKLVWHYSGPKENNVTAVSDAAFAGNQDFKSQSGTLFLRNNKPIAAKSRKIKLTCISSTEAEIYAISQSLPILRGLEHLVNKLQDTKVTVKVKTDSQPSMAIINGTDDSACLKKHIGSRAMRIRDECDDLGLTLEYIPTKENNADILTKPLSVKLFKLLTEDWIQ, encoded by the coding sequence ATGAGAAATTCACTCCTGAATAGAAGTATAGGAACGTCCCCGAGAAACAGGGCGGGGATGTCGGGACTGTCATTCAGAGACATTCTTCCCTTCGGACAACCCGTGATTGTCCACCTACCCAACCCAAAATCGAAACTACAAGCTCGAGGAGTCCTAGGCTATGCTCTCCATCCATCCACTAGATCATACGGGTACATCATAGTCgtaggaaagaagaagaaaataccTATCGACACTCGAAACTATCGGGTCCTGAACTACCCACCAGGTGCAACTATCTCAGAAGATGAGGTGCAGTACATGATCGACCGTATGGAAAATAACGACGCAGAATCTCAAGACGATATAGAGTCGAACTTTGAACCAAATTATACGGATATGGAGCAACCCATTCACCACACAGCGGACTATTTCCCGAACACAACCGCCCCAAACATCGAGACAGACCAATACAATAATGATAGCTTTGGTCTGCATTACGGGGGTGATTCCGTACCACCTGAGTCGTCCAGTAGCGAGGACGAACTGTTCCCCACAGACGAATCAGAAAACGATTCAGACTCATCGGACCAATCattcaatgatgatggagaCCCCATGTCCCCTCCATATTCCGGGGGTGAGGAACAGATAGTACCAACACCAGCCCCGATTAGACGCGTTCCACCAATGGAACCACCATCTCCTGTCGAGGACTCTCCCCCACCTTTATCTGGGACAGACCTCGACGACTTATTTGGAGAATCTAACATAAATAATTACATCCCAGAAGATACAGATCTACTGGCACTAAACCATGAATCTGTTCCGGAACCCGATACCGCGGTACCAGAAACAACGaacattgaacaagataatGTTCTACCATTAGAAACTAACGAAAACTCTAACCCTCCAAATGATAACTCGGACCAGTCAGGCGAAGGGTCAGGCGAAGAGTCAGGCGAAGAGTCAGGCGAAGAGTCAGGCGAAGAGTCAGGCGAAGAGTCATGCGATGAGTCCGGCGATGAGTCAGTCGACAACAGACTCAAGTCCATACCTATtttcaatggaaacaagCACAAAGACGCAAGAACTGCTGAAGCAGATTTGGATTCTTTGTACGGGGGTGGAGATAATacagaaaataacaatggACCAACTTTAGAAGAGGTGTTCAGATCGATCGAAGAAGATCCATTCATGTTAACACAGAAAAGACCGAGATCACGTGCCCGCTATCGTGAATCTAACCAAGATAGTTGCGATTCCGGGGGTGACTACGAGTCAGACTCAGATTCAGACGGATCATCTGACGAGTCACCtcagaaaggaagaaaaatacaacgTGTGAACTATGTTAACGCGGTCCTAAAACCAGTGAATGTAATTCCACTCAATATGTCCCTAAACTACTCGCAGGCAATATCTCGGAACagaaacgaagaagagaaggatgCTTTCCAAAAGGCATACCAGAAGGAAATAGCACAGCTAACCAAAATGAACACTTGGAACGAAGAATTAATAGATGCCTCAACTCTccctaagaagaagatcctaAACTCAATGTTCATTTTCACCACTAAAAGAGataattccaaaaagtgCAGACTAGTCGCTAGAGGAGACCAACAAGCCGCAGATACGTATGACACGGAATTAAAGGCAAATACAGTGGACAACCTAGCTCTCATGACAGTCTTAGCACTGACACTAGACTACAACCTGACCGCATTCCAACTTGACATCTCATCAGCTTACCTCTACGCTGACCttaaggaagaattgtACATTAGAGCACCACCACACATGAAtgccaagaacaaggtaCTAAGACTAAATAAATCACTCTATGGGCTAAAACAGAGTGGAGCAAATTGGTACGAACTAATCAGATCGTTCCTAATTAAGAAATGTGACCTGTTTGAAGATAGAATGTGGAAGTGCGTTTTTAGAGACAAAGAACCGCTGAAACTTATCATATGTCTTTTTGTCGATGACATGCTGGTTGTAGGAAACGACgtcaaatatatcaagaaattcataTCAAAGCTATCTAAGAGATTTGATACAAAGATTGTAAATGATGGTTCACACAGGCCAGAAGATGGAGTAAACGAGTATGACATTTTGGGCATAGAATTAGAgtataagaaaaaagaatacatgAAGTTCGGAATGCAGAAGTCTCTAGAGGACAAGCTGCCACAACTGGGAATACCCCTACTCCCAAACACTAAAATCAGGAAGGTTCCGGGGGTGCCTGGAGACTACATTTTCTCAGGAAAGGAACTGACATTAAACGAAAGAGAATACAAAAGCAAAGTTAAACACCTGCAAAAAATAGTGGGACTAGCGTCCTACGTAGGACATAAGTTCCGGTTTGACATCTTGTACTACGTGAACATCTTAGCACAACATCAACTGTACCCCAGCGCCAAGGTCCTAGACAGGGCTGCACAATTATGCCAATACTTGTGGGATACAAGAGATAAGAAACTAGTTTGGCATTATTCTGGTCCCAAGGAAAACAATGTTACGGCTGTATCAGATGCAGCATTTGCAGGGAACCAAGATTTCAAATCACAATCAGGAACTCTTTTCCTGAGAAACAACAAGCCCATAGCagcaaaatcaagaaaaatcaagttGACTTGTATCTCGTCCACAGAAGCCGAGATATACGCAATCAGTCAAAGCCTGCCAATACTACGTGGTTTAGAACACCTAGTGAACAAGTTACAAGACACAAAAGTAACAGTGAAAGTTAAAACAGACAGTCAACCATCAATGGCAATAATAAACGGCACGGATGACTCAGCATGCCTCAAGAAACACATTGGTAGTAGGGCAATGAGGATAAGAGATGAGTGCGATGATCTCGGACTTACACTCGAATACATCCccacaaaagaaaacaatgctGACATTTTAACCAAACCCCTATCCGTGAAGCTATTCAAACTTCTCACAGAGGACTGGATACAATAG
- the LAC12 gene encoding high-affinity glucose transporter, giving the protein MDWKGRKPAILLGCFGVVAASVVTAATSTKSALIGGRWMLSFFATIACSAAPAYCVEVSPVHLRGKVAGLYNTLWYCGSIVAAFTTYGTNKHLPNSANGFKIPLYCQTIFPGLVCIFGWLLPESPRWLVGVGREEEAREFIAKYHFNGNREHPLIDFEMSEIIESFHGINMSAPLEVLDLRPLFRKRSDRYRLGLVIAMAWFGQFSGNNVCSYYLPTMLTSVGMKSVSVNVLMNGVYSIVSWVASIIGSFCHDKVGRRKMFMISTLGAALALSGLAICTARYQAGSKGASKGTLVFIYLFGVIFSFAFTPMQPIYPSEVSTNLMRSKAQLVNNVVAGVAQFVNQFAAPKAMKNIKYWFYVFYVFFDIFEFIIVYFFFVETKGKTLEELAAVFEAPNPRKASTDPVFAAQVREQILRDNNQRQLEAMGIKNSVTNNMDDVKANVNHVEKVSDLESV; this is encoded by the coding sequence ATGGACTggaaaggaagaaaaccAGCTATTTTGCTCGGGTGTTTCGGTGTTGTTGCAGCATCAGTAGTGACAGCAGCCACAAGTACAAAGAGTGCTTTGATTGGAGGTAGATGGATGttatctttctttgctaCAATTGCTTGCTCTGCTGCACCCGCCTATTGTGTAGAGGTTTCTCCTGTGCATTTGAGAGGGAAAGTTGCTGGACTTTATAACACTCTTTGGTACTGTGGATCTATTGTTGCTGCGTTCACGACTTACGGTACCAATAAGCATTTACCAAACTCTGCGAATGGATTTAAAATTCCTTTATATTGCCAAACGATCTTCCCGGGTCTCGTTTGTATTTTCGGTTGGTTACTCCCTGAGTCCCCTAGGTGGTTGGTCGGTGTTGGTCGCGAGGAAGAAGCCCGTGAGTTTATTGCAAAGTATCATTTCAATGGTAACAGGGAACATCCTTTAATCGACTTCGAGATGTCGGAGATCATCGAGTCATTCCACGGCATCAATATGTCCGCTCCGTTGGAGGTCTTAGACCTAAGACCCTTGTTTAGAAAGAGATCTGACAGATACAGGTTAGGATTGGTCATCGCTATGGCATGGTTTGGTCAGTTTTCCGGTAACAATGTCTGTTCCTACTATTTGCCTACCATGTTAACAAGTGTTGGCATGAAATCAGTCTCGGTTAATGTGTTGATGAACGGTGTATACTCAATTGTATCTTGGGTTGCATCCATAATAGGGTCCTTCTGTCATGATAAAgtgggaagaagaaagatgttTATGATATCCACTCTAGGCGCGGCTTTAGCGTTATCAGGATTGGCAATCTGTACAGCACGTTATCAAGCCGGTAGTAAAGGAGCTTCTAAGGGAACATTGGTCTTCATTTACTTATTCGGAGTTATTTTCTCGTTTGCATTTACTCCTATGCAGCCTATCTATCCCTCTGAAGTATCAACCAATTTGATGAGATCTAAAGCTCAATTAGTAAACAATGTCGTCGCTGGCGTGGCTCAGTTTGTTAATCAATTTGCAGCTCCAAAAGCtatgaaaaatatcaaatattggTTCTACGTTTTTTATGTGTTTTTTGACATCTTCGAGTTTATCATCgtttacttcttctttgtcgAAACCAAAGGAAAGACTCTTGAAGAGTTGGCTGCTGTATTTGAGGCTCCAAACCCAAGAAAAGCATCTACTGATCCGGTATTTGCTGCTCAGGTCAGGGAGCAAATTTTGCGTGATAATAACCAACGACAATTGGAAGCAATGGGAATTAAAAATAGCGTTACCAATAACATGGATGATGTAAAGGCTAATGTGAACCACGTCGAGAAAGTCTCCGATTTGGAATCAGTTTAA